A window of Bacillus sp. E(2018) contains these coding sequences:
- a CDS encoding NADP-dependent oxidoreductase gives MKNERILLVNRPKGAPQKTDFRFEEASTPALENNQVLLKTIYLSVDPYMRGRMSDRKSYVPPFQLNEPISGGIVGQVVESRSGELAEGDFVIGNLAWQKYNVASDAEVRKLDPSLAPLTANLGVLGMTGLTAYFGLLDIGNPQEGETVVVSGAAGAVGTIVGQIAKIKGARVVGIAGSDDKISYLKDELGFDAAINYKTENVYEALKAACPDGVDVYFDNVGGEISDSVLALINKGARIPVCGQIALYNLEKADVGPRMQSQILINSALMKGFIVSDYAAHFEEGAIELAKWVKEGKISYSENVVDGFENTIDAFLGLFSGENTGKQLVKVAEPENV, from the coding sequence ATGAAAAACGAAAGAATTTTACTCGTGAATCGCCCAAAAGGCGCTCCGCAAAAAACTGATTTCCGCTTCGAGGAAGCTTCTACTCCGGCACTCGAAAACAATCAGGTGCTTTTAAAAACGATTTATCTATCGGTAGATCCGTATATGAGAGGACGCATGAGCGACCGAAAATCATACGTGCCTCCATTTCAGTTAAACGAACCAATCTCTGGTGGAATTGTCGGACAAGTTGTTGAATCTCGTTCGGGTGAACTAGCAGAAGGCGATTTCGTGATCGGTAACTTAGCGTGGCAAAAATACAATGTAGCGAGTGATGCTGAAGTACGTAAATTAGACCCATCTCTTGCTCCACTTACTGCAAACCTTGGTGTGTTAGGCATGACTGGTTTAACAGCATACTTCGGTTTACTGGATATCGGAAACCCTCAAGAAGGCGAAACGGTTGTTGTCAGCGGCGCAGCTGGAGCTGTTGGTACGATCGTTGGTCAAATCGCCAAGATCAAGGGTGCTCGTGTTGTCGGAATCGCAGGTTCAGACGATAAGATTTCTTATTTAAAAGATGAGCTAGGCTTTGATGCTGCAATCAACTACAAGACGGAAAATGTATATGAAGCACTAAAAGCAGCTTGTCCAGACGGCGTTGACGTTTATTTTGATAACGTCGGCGGAGAGATCTCTGATAGCGTACTCGCTTTGATCAACAAAGGCGCTCGCATTCCTGTTTGTGGCCAGATCGCTCTTTATAACCTTGAAAAAGCAGATGTTGGTCCACGTATGCAAAGTCAGATTCTGATCAACAGTGCTTTAATGAAAGGATTCATCGTTAGCGATTATGCCGCTCATTTTGAAGAAGGCGCGATCGAACTTGCTAAGTGGGTAAAAGAAGGCAAGATTTCTTATAGCGAAAATGTCGTAGATGGCTTTGAAAATACGATTGACGCGTTCTTAGGCCTGTTTTCAGGTGAAAACACAGGAAAACAGCTTGTAAAAGTAGCTGAGCCGGAGAATGTGTAA
- a CDS encoding PAS domain S-box protein, with protein MTAISKEMEYFQTFIDQLSEAVVVVDQNEILTAVNQHYLNLTDQAAFETGKSVDEVLLRHSDGEEGTLLAENGFISVKVSEGSLPFMKSSTRYYILKELPAVVHSCQEPLMKTLMNIVPDFIGIKDGDGRFVFANAFVGELFELPGFDFTGKTDADLAEITPDFRDVFQYCIETDEQVWKAREIVRCEEFVPARDGSTRFFDVYKIPVFHPDGSRKNLLVFGREVTEKIESRQLLEESEARYRLLAENAMDMITTHKADGSFTYISPASYALLGKRPEEILGETGYAMLHPDDEEVSRKAHEELIAGPCTKTVPFRLQHKDGHYVWLETSCKSITDDTGKVVEIIGVTRDITDRKKSEDMLRQSDKLSIVGQLAASVAHEIRNPLTSLKGFVQFLQESHGIDPSNYYSIMDKELDRIDQIMGQLLLLAKPQVRTYKKTCLKEIIEFVEALLQPEAIVQNIQIRTKMPEVLPHIHAEENELKQVLINLLKNAIDSMVDGGEITIQAQMINGQIHVTVKDQGCGIPSNRIEKMCEPFYTTKEKGTGLGLMISSKIMKEHNGELRFTSIEGEGTTASMVLPV; from the coding sequence ATGACAGCGATTTCAAAAGAGATGGAGTATTTTCAAACGTTTATTGATCAGCTCTCTGAAGCGGTTGTGGTTGTGGATCAGAATGAAATATTAACAGCAGTCAATCAACATTATTTAAACCTGACAGATCAGGCAGCTTTTGAAACAGGAAAGTCAGTGGATGAAGTACTTTTACGTCATTCAGATGGTGAAGAAGGAACATTGCTTGCTGAGAATGGGTTTATTTCGGTAAAAGTGAGTGAAGGATCTTTGCCGTTTATGAAAAGTTCTACTCGCTATTATATTTTGAAAGAACTGCCTGCTGTCGTTCATTCTTGTCAGGAGCCTCTAATGAAAACGTTAATGAACATTGTTCCTGATTTTATTGGCATAAAAGATGGAGATGGGCGTTTTGTATTTGCGAATGCATTTGTAGGTGAACTATTTGAACTGCCGGGGTTTGATTTTACAGGAAAGACCGATGCTGACTTGGCAGAGATCACGCCGGACTTTCGCGATGTTTTTCAGTATTGTATCGAGACCGACGAGCAAGTGTGGAAAGCCAGAGAAATCGTAAGGTGTGAAGAATTTGTACCTGCACGAGACGGCAGCACACGCTTTTTTGATGTATATAAAATCCCAGTGTTTCATCCAGATGGATCTCGAAAGAACTTGCTCGTTTTTGGCCGGGAGGTAACGGAAAAGATTGAGTCCCGACAGCTGCTAGAAGAGAGTGAAGCGAGATACAGACTGCTTGCTGAAAACGCGATGGATATGATCACAACACATAAAGCAGATGGCTCATTTACGTATATATCACCTGCTTCGTATGCGTTATTAGGGAAAAGACCTGAAGAAATTTTAGGAGAGACAGGCTATGCTATGCTTCATCCTGATGACGAAGAGGTTTCAAGAAAAGCACACGAAGAGTTAATTGCGGGGCCTTGTACGAAAACGGTTCCTTTTCGATTGCAGCATAAAGACGGGCATTATGTATGGCTGGAAACTTCGTGTAAAAGTATCACAGATGATACAGGGAAAGTCGTCGAGATCATTGGGGTTACGCGTGATATCACAGACCGGAAAAAATCAGAAGATATGCTGCGTCAGTCTGACAAACTTTCGATCGTTGGCCAGCTCGCGGCTTCGGTTGCGCACGAAATCCGAAATCCACTGACTTCATTAAAAGGATTTGTTCAATTTTTACAAGAAAGCCATGGGATCGATCCATCCAACTACTACAGCATAATGGACAAAGAACTGGACCGCATCGATCAAATCATGGGGCAGTTGTTATTGTTGGCAAAACCGCAAGTTCGAACGTATAAAAAAACATGCTTAAAAGAAATCATTGAGTTTGTGGAAGCCTTACTTCAGCCAGAAGCAATCGTACAAAACATACAGATTAGAACAAAGATGCCAGAAGTTCTTCCTCATATTCATGCAGAGGAAAACGAGCTGAAACAAGTGTTGATCAACTTGTTGAAAAATGCGATCGATTCGATGGTAGATGGTGGAGAGATTACGATTCAGGCACAGATGATAAACGGCCAGATCCATGTGACTGTTAAAGATCAAGGGTGTGGCATTCCGAGTAATCGAATTGAGAAAATGTGTGAGCCTTTTTATACGACGAAAGAAAAAGGAACGGGGCTTGGTCTGATGATCAGCTCTAAAATCATGAAAGAACATAACGGTGAACTTCGGTTTACGAGTATAGAGGGTGAAGGCACAACGGCTAGTATGGTGCTGCCAGTCTGA
- a CDS encoding AmiS/UreI family transporter, translating to MGAIGLLFSGGALFLNSLMLLGKAEEKSVAFFNILVGLLQVITPIYLIITSDGSNWSMFNNGAVFLFGFTYLYLGVTILKGFDSSGLGWYSLWVAMMAVVYALVFYVQENDLVNALTWVLWAFLWFLFFLSSALKKPYENYIGRVAFVQSWVTLTLPSLFMLLDLWQNTKLQEIWTYVCVGSMVYFVVEAILFAKSIKKEKLVEELA from the coding sequence ATGGGTGCTATAGGATTGCTGTTTTCAGGTGGAGCTTTATTCTTGAACAGCTTAATGTTGCTTGGAAAAGCTGAAGAAAAAAGTGTCGCGTTTTTCAATATATTGGTCGGATTACTTCAAGTCATCACACCGATCTATCTCATCATCACGTCTGATGGATCAAACTGGTCGATGTTCAATAACGGTGCTGTTTTCTTGTTTGGGTTCACATACCTTTATCTAGGCGTGACGATCCTAAAAGGATTCGATTCCAGCGGGCTCGGGTGGTACTCTCTGTGGGTAGCGATGATGGCCGTCGTTTATGCACTTGTGTTTTACGTTCAAGAAAATGACTTAGTCAATGCCCTTACGTGGGTATTGTGGGCGTTCCTTTGGTTTCTGTTCTTCTTATCGTCCGCACTTAAAAAACCATACGAAAACTATATCGGAAGAGTCGCTTTTGTCCAGTCTTGGGTGACGTTAACACTTCCTTCCCTATTCATGCTTCTGGATCTTTGGCAAAACACTAAACTTCAAGAAATCTGGACGTATGTATGCGTCGGATCAATGGTTTATTTCGTAGTAGAAGCGATTTTGTTTGCAAAATCGATCAAAAAAGAAAAATTAGTAGAAGAATTAGCTTAA
- the speB gene encoding agmatinase: MRFDEAYSGNVFILSKPDYKTADAVLYGMPMDWTVSFRPGSRFGPARIREASLGLEEYSPYMDKHLEEVNYFDAGDIPLPFGNPQRSLDMIEEYVSTLLADNKFPLGMGGEHLVTWPVFKALKQKYDDYVVIHIDAHADLREQYEGEVLSHSTPIRKVCDLIGAENVYSFGIRSGMREEFEFAKTSGMHMYKFDVAEPLKEVLPTLKGRNVYVTIDIDVLDPSAAPGTGTAEAGGITSKELLEAIQLIAKADINVIGADLVEVAPVYDHSEQTPIAASKFLREILLGWVK, encoded by the coding sequence ATGCGTTTTGATGAAGCTTATTCTGGAAATGTGTTTATTTTAAGTAAGCCTGATTATAAAACAGCCGATGCAGTTCTTTACGGTATGCCGATGGATTGGACAGTTTCATTCCGTCCGGGTAGCCGTTTTGGTCCTGCTCGTATTCGTGAGGCATCTCTTGGTCTTGAAGAGTACAGCCCATACATGGACAAGCACCTTGAAGAAGTGAACTATTTTGATGCGGGAGATATTCCTTTACCGTTCGGAAATCCTCAGCGTTCACTTGATATGATCGAAGAGTACGTATCAACGTTACTTGCTGACAACAAGTTTCCGCTTGGAATGGGTGGAGAGCACCTTGTGACTTGGCCGGTATTTAAAGCATTAAAGCAAAAGTATGATGACTATGTTGTGATTCATATCGATGCACATGCTGATCTTCGTGAGCAATATGAAGGAGAAGTTCTTTCTCACTCAACACCGATCCGTAAAGTGTGTGATCTGATCGGAGCAGAAAACGTTTATTCGTTCGGAATCCGTTCTGGTATGCGTGAAGAGTTTGAATTCGCAAAAACAAGCGGCATGCACATGTATAAGTTTGATGTGGCTGAGCCGTTAAAAGAAGTTCTTCCTACATTAAAAGGACGTAACGTGTACGTTACGATCGATATCGATGTGTTAGATCCGTCTGCAGCTCCTGGAACAGGAACAGCAGAAGCGGGTGGAATCACTTCAAAAGAGCTTCTTGAAGCGATTCAATTGATCGCAAAAGCGGACATCAACGTGATCGGAGCAGACTTAGTAGAAGTAGCTCCCGTTTATGACCACTCAGAGCAAACACCAATTGCAGCAAGCAAATTCCTTCGTGAAATTTTGTTAGGCTGGGTAAAATAA
- the speE gene encoding polyamine aminopropyltransferase, which yields MSIWFTEKQTENFGITMKINKTYVSEQTEFQKLDMVETEEFGNMLILDGMVMTTQKDEFVYHEMVAHVPLFTHPNPKNVLVVGGGDGGVIREVLKHPSVEKAVLVEIDGKVIEYSKQYLPEIAGDLDNPRVEVKVDDGFMHIATSENEYDVIMVDSTEPVGPAAKLFEKGFYEGISKALKEDGIFVAQTDNPWFTPELISQVFSDVSEIFPITRLYTANIPTYPSGLWTFTIGSKKHDPLEVPAARFHDIETKYWTPQLHTAAFALPKFVSDLIKK from the coding sequence ATGAGTATTTGGTTTACTGAAAAACAAACGGAAAATTTCGGAATTACGATGAAAATTAACAAAACGTACGTATCTGAGCAAACAGAATTTCAAAAGCTAGATATGGTTGAAACAGAAGAGTTCGGAAACATGCTGATCCTTGATGGCATGGTTATGACTACACAAAAAGACGAGTTCGTTTACCACGAGATGGTAGCACACGTACCTCTTTTCACACACCCTAACCCGAAAAACGTTTTAGTTGTAGGTGGAGGAGACGGTGGAGTAATCCGTGAAGTGCTTAAGCACCCATCTGTTGAAAAAGCAGTTCTTGTTGAAATCGATGGAAAAGTAATCGAGTATTCTAAGCAATACCTGCCTGAAATCGCTGGAGATTTAGACAACCCGCGCGTTGAAGTGAAAGTAGATGACGGATTCATGCACATCGCAACGAGCGAAAACGAGTACGATGTAATCATGGTTGACTCAACTGAGCCAGTTGGACCAGCTGCTAAGCTTTTTGAAAAAGGTTTCTATGAAGGAATCTCTAAAGCACTTAAAGAAGATGGAATCTTTGTTGCTCAAACAGACAACCCTTGGTTCACGCCTGAGTTGATCTCTCAAGTATTCAGCGATGTAAGTGAGATTTTCCCAATCACGCGTCTTTACACAGCGAACATCCCAACTTACCCAAGTGGTCTTTGGACGTTCACGATCGGATCTAAGAAACACGATCCACTAGAAGTTCCAGCTGCTCGTTTCCATGATATCGAAACGAAATATTGGACGCCACAACTTCACACAGCTGCGTTCGCGTTGCCGAAGTTTGTGAGTGACTTGATTAAAAAATAA
- a CDS encoding alpha/beta hydrolase: MKQQLLQTNQVDIYTESFGNPNDPPVLLIMGAMSSLDWWDETFCQRLASAGRYVIRYDHRDLGQSVVYEPGTSNYTITDLADDAFGILDSYSLEKVNIMGMSLGGMIGQIMAIKHPERVLSLTIHASSVFGTEQAELPQMDQKILDFHGKSGSIDWSNREEAVAFLADGWAVLSGSKPFEKERIYALAEREYTRAKQIQSRFNFMFLGGGEEYLDRMNEISVPTIVLHGTEDRALPFEHGQALAKAIPHAELVTLEGTGHELHSDDWEIIIDAIVRNSSVGE; the protein is encoded by the coding sequence ATGAAACAACAACTTTTACAAACAAATCAGGTGGATATATACACAGAAAGCTTTGGTAACCCGAACGATCCCCCTGTTCTACTCATCATGGGTGCGATGTCTTCGCTCGACTGGTGGGATGAAACATTTTGTCAGCGTCTTGCATCAGCGGGAAGATACGTGATTCGCTATGATCATCGCGACCTCGGTCAGTCCGTCGTCTATGAACCGGGCACCTCGAACTATACGATTACAGACCTGGCCGATGATGCGTTCGGCATTCTCGATTCTTATTCCTTAGAGAAAGTAAATATCATGGGAATGTCTCTTGGGGGAATGATCGGACAGATTATGGCGATCAAGCATCCAGAACGTGTGCTTAGTCTAACGATTCATGCGTCTAGTGTTTTTGGAACAGAGCAAGCCGAGTTGCCTCAGATGGATCAGAAAATTTTAGATTTTCATGGGAAAAGTGGATCGATTGATTGGAGTAATCGAGAAGAGGCTGTTGCTTTTCTAGCAGACGGGTGGGCAGTGCTTTCAGGATCCAAGCCTTTTGAGAAGGAAAGAATATACGCTTTGGCAGAAAGAGAATACACACGGGCAAAGCAGATCCAAAGCCGTTTTAACTTCATGTTCCTAGGCGGTGGTGAAGAGTATTTAGATCGTATGAATGAAATCAGTGTTCCCACGATCGTCCTACATGGGACAGAAGATCGTGCACTTCCTTTCGAACATGGTCAAGCGCTGGCTAAAGCGATTCCTCATGCGGAACTCGTCACGCTCGAAGGAACGGGGCATGAGCTGCATTCAGACGATTGGGAGATTATTATAGATGCGATTGTAAGGAATAGTTCTGTAGGAGAGTAA
- a CDS encoding CarD family transcriptional regulator, which translates to MFQIGDNIVYPMHGVGVIEAIEEKEFPDEKQQYYIIKMSVSKMQVMIPACKIMNSKIRPVTELLALKQIMHDFHNGESETLLTWKERYKVNSDKLKSGEIREGAEVVRDLMRMKKEKTLNASEKKMLENAYGFLISELEVIKGITETQIKSFC; encoded by the coding sequence TTGTTTCAAATTGGCGATAACATTGTTTACCCAATGCATGGAGTAGGTGTAATTGAAGCCATAGAAGAAAAAGAATTCCCCGACGAAAAACAACAGTACTATATAATAAAGATGTCAGTTAGTAAGATGCAAGTTATGATTCCGGCATGCAAGATTATGAATTCAAAAATTCGTCCTGTTACGGAACTCTTAGCATTAAAGCAGATTATGCACGATTTTCACAATGGTGAATCTGAAACATTACTAACTTGGAAAGAAAGATACAAAGTAAATTCCGACAAGCTAAAATCAGGCGAAATACGCGAAGGTGCCGAAGTTGTACGCGATTTAATGCGTATGAAAAAAGAAAAGACACTGAATGCAAGCGAAAAGAAAATGTTGGAAAATGCATACGGATTTTTAATTAGTGAACTTGAAGTGATCAAAGGAATCACTGAAACACAGATTAAAAGTTTCTGTTAA
- a CDS encoding amidohydrolase: protein MLIQNIQYMTTSADGKWVVNTGDILIKDNKIDSIGNVECEETVEKLEGKGMLALPGLVNGHQHTPMSLLRCYSDDVTLMTWLNKKMLPLEMKMSDEDRYWGALLSMAEMIKSGTTSYADMYIGVDTIGEAAVESGIRSVIARGLIAMDSNYEGRLKEAENVVDRWHGKGDGRITTMIAPHSPYMCPPDFLRAAVNLSKEKNVPLHIHLAETKDEEKMIQEKHGLRPVEYLKQAGVFDRHVLLAHGVHFNDADYETLKTVKGGIIHNPVSNAKLGCGISDVKRLMDSGVKVGLGTDGPASASSLDLFLEMKAASWFQKLKYEEAAVLSAHDVLSMATQNGADILGIGDEVGSLTVGKKADILLMDMNKLHLTPSHEPANLLAYSATGQDVDTVIIDGKIVMRGRELKTIDEEKVIANAKERTKELLGRL, encoded by the coding sequence ATGCTTATACAAAACATTCAATATATGACGACTTCGGCAGATGGAAAATGGGTTGTTAACACGGGAGACATCCTTATAAAAGATAATAAAATTGATTCAATAGGAAACGTTGAATGCGAAGAAACGGTTGAGAAGCTAGAGGGTAAAGGAATGCTGGCGCTGCCCGGATTAGTAAACGGCCATCAGCATACACCGATGTCTCTGCTACGCTGCTATAGTGATGATGTGACATTGATGACTTGGCTCAATAAAAAGATGCTTCCGCTTGAGATGAAGATGAGTGATGAAGATCGCTATTGGGGTGCTCTTCTTTCCATGGCGGAAATGATCAAGAGTGGAACAACTTCATACGCAGATATGTACATAGGAGTGGATACGATCGGGGAAGCGGCGGTTGAATCCGGCATTCGATCCGTCATCGCTCGTGGACTTATCGCGATGGATTCGAATTATGAAGGCCGGTTGAAGGAAGCAGAAAATGTTGTAGATCGCTGGCACGGAAAAGGAGACGGAAGGATCACAACGATGATCGCACCGCATTCACCGTATATGTGTCCACCTGATTTCTTGAGAGCAGCTGTGAATCTTTCAAAAGAAAAGAACGTTCCGCTTCATATTCATCTAGCAGAAACGAAAGATGAAGAAAAGATGATTCAAGAAAAGCACGGGCTAAGACCTGTTGAATATTTAAAACAAGCAGGGGTGTTCGACCGTCATGTACTGCTCGCACATGGTGTTCATTTTAACGATGCAGACTATGAAACGCTGAAAACCGTAAAGGGTGGGATCATACACAATCCGGTAAGTAACGCGAAGCTAGGCTGTGGGATCAGTGATGTGAAACGATTGATGGATAGCGGTGTGAAGGTTGGTTTAGGAACGGATGGACCAGCGAGTGCCAGCTCTCTTGATCTGTTCTTAGAAATGAAAGCTGCTAGCTGGTTCCAAAAATTGAAGTACGAAGAAGCGGCGGTTCTCAGTGCGCATGATGTGTTATCGATGGCGACTCAGAACGGAGCTGACATCCTTGGAATCGGGGATGAAGTGGGGTCCTTAACGGTTGGGAAAAAGGCAGACATTCTATTGATGGACATGAACAAGCTTCATCTGACACCGAGTCATGAACCGGCTAACCTTCTAGCCTATTCGGCAACAGGACAAGACGTTGATACCGTAATCATCGACGGCAAGATTGTCATGCGTGGCCGTGAGCTGAAGACGATTGATGAAGAAAAAGTGATTGCAAACGCTAAAGAACGAACGAAAGAGCTTTTAGGGCGATTGTAA